In the genome of Synechococcus sp. CB0101, the window CCCGAGGGCAACGGGCTGTTGCTGTTGGTGGGCCGACCATAAAGTCGCCGCCATGACGATGTTTCCGCCCCAAGCCAGCCGCCTCTCCGCTGCCGAATTGGAGCAGGAGCTGGATCAGGTGGCCGCGGCGTGTGATGGCTGCCGCCGCTGCGGCCTGGGCCACAGCCGCACCCAGGTGGTGGTGAGCCGCGGCAATCCCCGCGCACCGCTGATGGTGATTGGCGAGGGTCCTGGCGCTCAAGAAGATGAGCAGGGCAAGCCGTTTGTGGGCCGATCCGGCCAGCTGCTGGATCGCATGCTCGAGAGCGTGGGGATCGACAGCAATCGCGATGCCTACGTCTGCAACATCGTGAAGTGCCGCCCGCCGGAGAACCGCAAGCCCACGGGCCTGGAGATGGCGGCCTGCCGCCCCTGGCTTGATCAACAGATCCAGCTGGTGGATCCGCCGGTGATTCTCCTGGCCGGTGCCACGGCCGTGGAAGGTTTGCTGGGGATCAAGGGCGGCATCACCAAGTTGCGCGGCCAGTGGCGCAAGGGCGAAGGCGGCAGCCTGGAGGGCCGCTGGCTGATGCCGATCCTCCAT includes:
- a CDS encoding uracil-DNA glycosylase family protein, which codes for MTMFPPQASRLSAAELEQELDQVAAACDGCRRCGLGHSRTQVVVSRGNPRAPLMVIGEGPGAQEDEQGKPFVGRSGQLLDRMLESVGIDSNRDAYVCNIVKCRPPENRKPTGLEMAACRPWLDQQIQLVDPPVILLAGATAVEGLLGIKGGITKLRGQWRKGEGGSLEGRWLMPILHPSYLLRNASKERGSPKWLTWHDLQDVQRRLAQLTAPL